The Hymenobacter oligotrophus genome has a window encoding:
- a CDS encoding o-succinylbenzoate synthase, translating into MALRLRYSCRALRFNFPARTSRGALTEHVAWYLHLSDDDSGAEGIGEAAPLAGLSPDHRPDFEARLQRLCQEFNDLGLAEAPANWQQFVEPEWPALRFGLETALLDYQRGGRHQLFDNAFSRGEAGLPINGLVWMGDAAFMQEQIRKKLAEGYRCLKMKIGGIDFDTELTLLRSIREVASPAELVLRVDANGAFALPDAQRKLEQLSEFQLHSIEQPIKAGQWPALAALCRTSPVPIALDEELIGLTDLGQQRALLEQVQPAYVVLKPTLLGGLAAAGQWIAEATQRNIGWWMTSALESNVGLNAISQYTAQYPVGDFAQGLGTGQLYHNNVGSPLQVAGGYLHYTPLGHWEQLG; encoded by the coding sequence ATGGCTTTGCGTCTCCGATACTCGTGCCGCGCGTTGCGCTTTAACTTTCCGGCCCGCACCTCGCGCGGCGCGCTTACCGAGCACGTAGCCTGGTACCTGCACCTCTCGGATGATGATTCGGGCGCGGAAGGCATTGGCGAAGCGGCTCCGCTGGCCGGCCTCAGCCCCGACCACCGACCCGATTTCGAGGCCCGGTTGCAGCGCCTGTGCCAGGAGTTCAACGACCTAGGGCTTGCGGAGGCACCTGCCAACTGGCAGCAATTTGTGGAGCCTGAGTGGCCCGCCTTGCGCTTCGGCCTCGAAACGGCGCTGCTCGATTACCAACGCGGCGGCCGCCACCAGTTGTTCGACAACGCATTTAGCCGCGGCGAGGCCGGCCTGCCCATCAACGGCTTGGTGTGGATGGGCGACGCCGCGTTTATGCAGGAGCAGATTCGGAAGAAACTGGCCGAGGGCTACCGCTGCCTTAAAATGAAAATCGGCGGCATCGACTTCGACACGGAGCTAACCTTGCTGCGCAGCATCCGCGAGGTAGCCAGCCCCGCCGAGCTGGTGCTGCGCGTGGATGCCAACGGGGCGTTTGCCTTGCCCGATGCCCAACGCAAGCTCGAGCAATTGTCCGAATTTCAATTGCACTCTATCGAGCAGCCTATCAAAGCCGGGCAGTGGCCAGCCTTGGCCGCGCTGTGCCGCACCTCGCCCGTGCCCATTGCCCTCGACGAAGAACTCATCGGCCTCACCGACCTAGGGCAGCAGCGCGCGTTGCTCGAGCAAGTGCAGCCCGCCTACGTGGTACTGAAACCCACGCTGCTGGGCGGCCTGGCTGCTGCGGGCCAATGGATTGCCGAAGCCACCCAGCGCAACATCGGCTGGTGGATGACCTCAGCCTTGGAGTCGAACGTGGGCCTGAATGCCATTAGCCAGTACACGGCCCAGTACCCCGTGGGCGATTTTGCGCAAGGCTTGGGCACCGGGCAGCTCTACCACAACAACGTGGGCAGCCCGCTGCAGGTGGCCGGTGGGTATTTGCACTACACCCCGTTGGGCCACTGGGAGCAGTTGGGATAA
- a CDS encoding lysophospholipid acyltransferase family protein, protein MSSATVSAASAQPPGSAAIRANQHIYYDYYDPDFVRALDENILQLLDRVWFRSELVGFEEHYPERNNPHRPLIFCSNHSGMAFPWDAIVALSHLYRRLARKSDLPRPLSAPLLSQSALMNPFLLRNFWKRAGCVDATTLNFETMMYYNDHNLMLYPEGVPGIGKGFNRKYQLQRLASSIVRLSIQHNTDLVLFSTVNGEYLNPGAYSWDWLNNLSKKIGIPFLPVTLLLVGIILQPWMFYMAFPAKLTFVLGSRMRPADWVDKPFEELTREDFVELTERVQKQMQQELDTAVARYGQQPYRWGELWQRIKQNWRYFPFFLPPFWPMLFHEFERQYSQKGRKHFRLRLTGFGTTLRLLWRNPFVINFFIPILGWIPIAIRGYYKNRIGQKLPGQR, encoded by the coding sequence ATGTCATCGGCCACCGTTTCTGCCGCCTCCGCTCAGCCGCCCGGCTCGGCCGCCATTCGGGCCAACCAGCACATTTATTACGATTACTACGACCCCGACTTTGTTCGCGCCCTCGACGAGAACATCCTGCAACTGCTCGATCGGGTGTGGTTTCGCTCGGAGCTGGTGGGTTTCGAGGAGCACTACCCCGAGCGCAACAACCCGCACCGGCCGCTTATTTTCTGCTCCAACCACTCGGGCATGGCTTTCCCCTGGGACGCCATCGTGGCCCTTTCGCACCTGTACCGCCGCTTGGCCCGCAAGTCCGATTTGCCCCGGCCGTTGTCGGCGCCGCTGCTCAGCCAATCGGCCCTGATGAACCCCTTTCTGCTCCGCAACTTCTGGAAGCGGGCCGGCTGCGTGGATGCCACCACGCTGAACTTCGAGACGATGATGTACTACAACGACCACAACCTGATGCTGTACCCCGAAGGGGTGCCCGGCATCGGCAAGGGGTTCAACCGTAAGTACCAGCTGCAGCGCCTGGCCAGCAGCATCGTGCGCCTCAGCATTCAGCACAACACCGATCTGGTGCTGTTTTCCACCGTGAATGGCGAGTACCTAAACCCGGGCGCCTATAGCTGGGATTGGCTCAACAACCTGAGCAAGAAAATCGGTATTCCGTTTCTGCCCGTTACGCTGCTGCTGGTTGGCATCATCCTGCAACCCTGGATGTTCTACATGGCTTTCCCGGCCAAGCTCACCTTTGTGCTAGGCAGCCGCATGCGCCCCGCCGATTGGGTTGACAAACCCTTCGAGGAGCTCACGCGCGAAGACTTTGTGGAGCTAACCGAGCGGGTACAAAAGCAAATGCAGCAAGAGCTCGACACCGCCGTGGCGCGCTACGGGCAGCAGCCCTACCGTTGGGGCGAGTTGTGGCAGCGCATCAAGCAAAATTGGCGCTACTTCCCGTTTTTCTTGCCGCCGTTCTGGCCCATGCTGTTCCATGAGTTTGAAAGGCAATATTCCCAGAAAGGGCGCAAGCATTTCCGCTTGCGGCTTACCGGTTTTGGTACTACCCTGCGGCTGCTGTGGCGCAATCCGTTTGTTATCAATTTCTTTATACCAATCCTGGGCTGGATACCCATTGCTATCCGGGGATACTACAAAAACCGCATCGGCCAGAAGCTGCCCGGCCAACGGTAG
- a CDS encoding alpha/beta hydrolase, giving the protein MPSFQHQLVKTLLSAAAGPIARRRPTLNTLRLGLELSTLLQFMPWNVHFERADTGSTGVVAEWIEPDGADRRRVLLYLHGGAYVMGSLNTHRGFIGALAQQCGLRALSADYRKAPEHPFPAALHDAAAAWHWLLGQGYRPQDVVLAGDSAGGGLVLALMLYLRKAGLPQPAAALCLSPWSDLAIPGSAAFTAEKLPDEAKLVEALEIKAWGQQYAGSTPLTHPMLSPLFAELHDLPPLLLQVSDGELLYPDTLALATKARTAGVPVTLQTFEGLVHWWHLFWRTVPEAKQALQQAGDFVQGVWRAQAAAEQLLAQKHLGAKRPKPIRAVARAAA; this is encoded by the coding sequence ATGCCTTCCTTTCAGCACCAGCTGGTTAAAACGTTGCTTTCGGCAGCAGCCGGGCCCATTGCCCGCCGGCGGCCTACCCTAAATACGCTGCGCCTGGGGCTCGAGCTAAGCACGCTGCTGCAGTTTATGCCCTGGAACGTGCACTTCGAACGGGCCGACACGGGCAGCACCGGCGTAGTAGCCGAATGGATTGAACCCGACGGCGCCGACCGCCGCCGTGTGCTGTTGTATTTGCACGGGGGCGCCTACGTAATGGGCTCCCTCAACACCCACCGCGGCTTTATAGGCGCGCTGGCGCAGCAGTGCGGCCTGCGCGCGCTATCGGCCGATTACCGCAAGGCGCCCGAACACCCGTTTCCGGCTGCTTTGCACGATGCCGCCGCGGCTTGGCATTGGCTTCTGGGCCAAGGCTACCGGCCGCAAGATGTGGTTTTGGCTGGCGACTCGGCCGGCGGCGGCCTGGTGCTGGCCCTGATGCTGTACCTGCGCAAAGCCGGTTTGCCGCAGCCGGCAGCTGCCTTGTGCCTTTCGCCCTGGAGCGACCTAGCCATACCGGGCAGCGCCGCTTTTACCGCTGAAAAACTACCCGACGAAGCCAAGCTGGTAGAGGCGCTCGAAATCAAAGCCTGGGGCCAGCAGTACGCCGGCAGCACCCCGCTTACGCACCCCATGCTCTCGCCCCTGTTTGCCGAGCTGCACGACTTGCCCCCGCTGTTGCTGCAGGTATCGGATGGCGAGCTGCTGTACCCCGATACCCTGGCCTTGGCCACCAAAGCCCGCACGGCTGGCGTACCCGTAACGCTGCAAACATTCGAGGGGCTGGTGCACTGGTGGCATTTGTTTTGGCGCACCGTACCCGAGGCCAAACAAGCCCTGCAGCAAGCCGGGGATTTTGTGCAAGGCGTGTGGCGCGCCCAAGCCGCTGCCGAGCAGTTGCTGGCGCAAAAACACCTAGGGGCAAAGCGCCCAAAACCCATACGGGCAGTAGCCCGCGCAGCTGCCTAA
- a CDS encoding aspartyl protease family protein, protein MRLWVLAFAVGLAMGAGAPRAGLAQSVLYKLAHSKSAKSRLPFTLQRNLIVVPVTLNGRGPYYFMLDTGVGTSLITDPGLRDSLGLRLGQRFLVAGVGEEAPLVAFQTDSVRVQLGDKASSPCISFLLLSDDIFDLSSYVGQPIHGILGADVFRSFVVEVDAEEQILMLHDPIRFRAPRGRRWAHLPLDIEGDKSYIHTEVALNDSVRMPLKLILDTGAGHALSIETSSDARLTLPPERLRTHLGRGLSGDVHGYLGRVQGMRLGRYYVRSLITSFPDDKAVQAKVQVPRNGNIGFELLKRFNVVIDYPHNKLWLKPNALYRDPFEHDMCGLELLATGPQYRRYVVQRVEPGSPADRAKIKPRDEILSLNLAPAESFSLTQLSRLLHSADGRELILFLRRPDGEIYPARIVLKRQI, encoded by the coding sequence GTGCGGCTGTGGGTGCTGGCGTTTGCGGTAGGGCTGGCGATGGGTGCCGGCGCACCTAGGGCGGGCCTGGCGCAGTCGGTGCTCTACAAGCTCGCGCACAGCAAAAGCGCCAAAAGCCGACTGCCCTTTACGCTGCAGCGCAACCTGATTGTGGTGCCCGTAACGCTCAACGGCCGCGGCCCCTACTACTTTATGCTTGATACGGGCGTGGGCACTTCGCTCATCACCGATCCTGGCCTGCGCGATTCGCTGGGCCTGCGCCTCGGGCAGCGCTTTTTGGTGGCCGGGGTAGGCGAGGAGGCACCGCTCGTCGCGTTCCAGACCGATAGCGTACGCGTGCAACTCGGCGACAAAGCTTCTTCGCCCTGCATATCTTTCCTGCTGCTCTCCGACGATATCTTCGACCTGTCGAGCTACGTGGGGCAGCCCATTCACGGCATTTTGGGGGCCGATGTGTTCCGCAGTTTTGTGGTGGAAGTAGATGCCGAGGAGCAAATCCTCATGCTGCACGACCCCATCCGATTTCGGGCGCCGCGCGGCCGCCGCTGGGCCCACCTGCCGCTCGACATCGAAGGCGACAAGTCGTACATCCACACCGAGGTGGCCCTCAACGACTCGGTGCGCATGCCGCTCAAGCTGATTTTGGACACCGGCGCCGGCCACGCGCTGTCCATCGAAACCAGCTCCGACGCCCGCCTTACCCTGCCGCCCGAGCGCCTGCGCACCCACCTAGGGCGCGGCCTCAGCGGCGATGTGCACGGCTATTTGGGCCGCGTGCAGGGCATGCGGTTGGGTCGCTACTACGTCCGGTCGCTCATCACCTCGTTTCCCGACGACAAAGCCGTGCAGGCAAAAGTGCAGGTGCCGCGCAACGGCAACATCGGGTTCGAGCTACTCAAGCGCTTCAACGTAGTTATCGATTACCCGCACAACAAGCTGTGGCTGAAACCCAACGCCTTGTACCGCGACCCGTTTGAGCACGATATGTGCGGGCTGGAGCTGCTGGCCACCGGGCCGCAGTACCGCCGCTACGTGGTGCAGCGCGTAGAGCCCGGTTCGCCTGCCGATCGGGCCAAAATCAAGCCGCGCGACGAAATATTGTCGCTGAACCTGGCTCCGGCCGAATCGTTTTCGCTTACGCAGCTAAGCCGCCTGCTGCACTCGGCCGACGGGCGCGAGCTGATTCTGTTTCTGCGCCGCCCCGACGGCGAAATCTACCCGGCGCGCATCGTGCTGAAGCGGCAGATTTGA
- a CDS encoding phasin family protein: MEDLFKKFIYAGVGFVSRTNDRVQDTINQLVQENKLSQTEGQKILNELQKNTDTKRKEFETQINSIAKRVMKGMGVASNADVEELKKAVKGPGSKASSSATKPAGTASASKTKSTTAKKADSTTAAAPAKKAASGGSKSSAAKKSSSAAATGSTATDNA, translated from the coding sequence ATGGAAGACCTGTTTAAGAAGTTCATCTACGCTGGCGTTGGGTTTGTTTCGCGCACCAACGACCGGGTGCAGGACACGATTAACCAACTGGTGCAGGAAAACAAACTCTCGCAAACGGAGGGGCAGAAAATCCTCAACGAGCTGCAGAAAAACACCGACACCAAGCGCAAGGAGTTCGAAACCCAGATCAACAGCATTGCCAAGCGCGTGATGAAAGGCATGGGCGTAGCCTCGAACGCCGACGTGGAGGAGCTGAAGAAAGCCGTAAAAGGCCCCGGCAGCAAAGCCAGCAGCAGCGCCACCAAACCCGCAGGTACCGCTTCGGCCAGCAAAACCAAGAGCACCACTGCCAAGAAAGCCGACAGCACTACGGCCGCCGCCCCCGCCAAAAAAGCTGCCTCGGGTGGTAGCAAGAGCAGCGCGGCCAAAAAATCGAGCAGTGCAGCTGCTACAGGCAGCACCGCCACCGACAACGCATAA
- a CDS encoding DUF922 domain-containing protein, with protein sequence MLDLLLFPLLLRSFLVLPFTAPAQQVAPKPPVQQQQPAAQGKPELLAWSAKRPLTWADFKARPNTADPLHALTTANIGAQIGCKDYVFSANVQATFTPTESWVKAPQTASAALLHHEQVHFDLTEVHARMLRQRLQTIKFDCERLQPAFNNLMKVAIAAWQREQQRYDVETNHGLNLIKQKAWHEQVQQRLTQLQAFAGPEATAQATGQ encoded by the coding sequence ATGCTCGATCTGCTGCTTTTTCCGCTGCTTCTGCGCTCCTTTTTAGTGCTTCCGTTTACCGCACCCGCTCAGCAAGTGGCCCCAAAGCCGCCGGTGCAGCAGCAACAGCCCGCCGCCCAAGGCAAGCCCGAACTGCTGGCGTGGTCGGCCAAACGCCCCCTTACCTGGGCCGATTTTAAAGCCCGGCCCAACACGGCCGATCCGCTGCACGCCCTTACCACGGCCAACATTGGTGCGCAAATCGGCTGCAAGGATTACGTATTCTCGGCCAACGTGCAGGCTACCTTCACGCCTACCGAATCGTGGGTGAAGGCGCCGCAAACCGCTTCGGCCGCGCTGCTCCACCACGAGCAAGTACACTTCGACCTCACGGAGGTGCACGCCCGCATGCTGCGCCAGCGCCTGCAAACCATCAAGTTTGACTGCGAGCGGCTGCAGCCGGCCTTTAACAACCTCATGAAAGTAGCTATTGCGGCCTGGCAGCGCGAGCAGCAACGCTACGACGTCGAAACCAACCACGGCCTCAACCTCATCAAGCAAAAAGCCTGGCACGAGCAGGTGCAGCAACGCCTGACGCAACTACAGGCCTTTGCCGGGCCCGAGGCTACTGCCCAGGCTACCGGTCAGTAG
- the egtB gene encoding ergothioneine biosynthesis protein EgtB, with translation MSFVAASAPLAVIAAVTAAERFAAVRAQTEALCRPLLPEDTVVQPIIDVSPPKWHLAHTTWFFETFLLKEHLPGYRVYHPQYAYLFNSYYNSLGSRVNRADRGTISRPPLADVYAYRAYVDEHMQQLLAPYHAVADAPFAEVLELGLQHEQQHQELLVTDIKYILSTNPLAPSYWGEPQAVVPTTAAAPAPAWLQVPGGLGTIGYQPGADDTAGFCFDNELGAHTVYVEPFQMQNRLVTNAEYLQFMQAGGYTDFRYWLGEGWEMVQQQGWQAPLYWVQQPDGSWHRFTHHGLQPLDPAAPVTHISFYEADAYAHWAGARLPTEQEWELAARHFVPDVMAGQFLESNRFDPAPLPAASDSTQCHQLLGDCWEWTYSAYHPYPGYQKAPGALGEYNGKFMINQMVLRGGSCATPVSHIRLSYRNFFHPDKRWQYTGIRLVK, from the coding sequence ATGTCTTTCGTTGCTGCTTCTGCTCCCCTCGCGGTAATTGCCGCCGTTACCGCTGCCGAGCGTTTTGCTGCCGTGCGGGCCCAAACCGAGGCGCTGTGCCGTCCCCTGCTGCCCGAAGACACTGTTGTGCAGCCCATTATCGACGTGAGTCCGCCCAAGTGGCACCTGGCCCACACCACGTGGTTTTTCGAAACCTTTCTGCTGAAGGAGCACTTGCCCGGCTACCGCGTGTACCACCCGCAGTACGCCTACCTCTTCAACTCGTACTACAACTCGTTGGGCTCGCGCGTAAACCGCGCCGACCGCGGCACCATTTCGCGCCCGCCTTTGGCCGATGTGTACGCCTACCGCGCCTATGTTGATGAGCACATGCAGCAACTGCTTGCGCCCTACCACGCGGTGGCCGATGCCCCGTTTGCCGAGGTGCTCGAGTTGGGCTTGCAGCACGAGCAGCAGCACCAAGAGCTACTCGTTACCGACATCAAGTACATCCTCAGCACCAATCCGTTGGCGCCCTCCTATTGGGGCGAGCCGCAGGCTGTGGTTCCCACTACTGCGGCCGCCCCGGCCCCAGCCTGGCTGCAAGTGCCCGGCGGCTTGGGCACTATCGGCTACCAGCCCGGTGCCGATGACACGGCCGGCTTCTGCTTCGACAACGAGCTTGGGGCACACACGGTGTACGTGGAGCCTTTTCAGATGCAGAACCGCTTGGTTACCAATGCCGAGTACCTGCAGTTTATGCAAGCCGGCGGCTACACCGATTTCCGCTATTGGCTGGGTGAGGGTTGGGAGATGGTGCAACAGCAAGGCTGGCAAGCGCCGCTATATTGGGTGCAACAGCCCGATGGCAGTTGGCACCGCTTCACCCACCACGGCCTGCAACCCCTCGACCCCGCCGCGCCCGTTACGCACATCAGTTTTTACGAGGCCGATGCCTACGCGCACTGGGCCGGTGCCCGCCTGCCCACCGAGCAAGAATGGGAGCTGGCGGCCCGGCACTTTGTGCCCGATGTCATGGCGGGCCAGTTTCTGGAAAGCAACCGCTTCGACCCGGCCCCGCTGCCTGCAGCCTCCGATTCAACCCAGTGCCACCAGCTACTCGGCGATTGTTGGGAATGGACGTACTCGGCCTACCACCCCTACCCCGGCTACCAAAAAGCACCCGGCGCCCTAGGCGAGTACAACGGCAAATTCATGATCAACCAAATGGTACTGCGCGGCGGCTCGTGCGCCACGCCCGTCAGCCACATTCGCCTAAGCTACCGCAACTTCTTCCACCCCGATAAGCGCTGGCAGTACACCGGCATCCGGCTGGTAAAATAG
- the egtD gene encoding L-histidine N(alpha)-methyltransferase, translating to MPITHTAPSGQASPTTAAPGPAPTADFALAQHVLEGLSRPQRALSSMYFYDEAGSRLFQQIMELPEYYPTRTEFQLLTQHREAICAALAPENQAAFHLLELGAGDGLKTKILLRQLLEAQANVVYAPVDISASALEGLASSLRHEMPALQVQPLVAEYAAALAQMRAQAGRKAVLFLGSNIGNFQPEARQQFLRALSSQLTPNDRLLIGFDLQKNPRQIRAAYDDAQGVTAAFNLNLLTRLNRELGADFDLGQWEHFTDYDPQAGVIRSYLVSRQAQQVRIGALGRSFGFAAWETIHTENSYKFTLPQIEALGAAAGLAVQQVFADEQHWFADVLFAPQD from the coding sequence ATGCCCATCACTCACACTGCTCCTTCGGGGCAAGCCAGCCCAACAACTGCAGCACCCGGCCCAGCCCCAACTGCTGATTTTGCCTTGGCGCAACACGTGCTCGAAGGCCTAAGCCGGCCGCAACGGGCCTTGTCGTCGATGTACTTCTACGACGAGGCGGGCAGCCGCTTGTTTCAGCAGATCATGGAGCTGCCGGAATACTACCCCACCCGCACCGAGTTTCAGCTGCTCACCCAACACCGCGAAGCCATTTGCGCCGCACTAGCGCCCGAAAACCAAGCGGCGTTCCATTTGCTGGAGCTTGGCGCCGGCGATGGACTGAAAACCAAGATATTACTGCGTCAGCTACTCGAGGCCCAGGCCAACGTGGTGTACGCGCCCGTTGATATTTCGGCTTCGGCGCTGGAGGGCTTGGCCAGTAGCCTGCGCCACGAGATGCCCGCGCTGCAGGTGCAACCGCTGGTAGCCGAGTATGCCGCAGCCTTGGCGCAAATGCGTGCGCAGGCGGGCCGCAAAGCGGTACTGTTTCTGGGCTCCAACATCGGCAACTTTCAGCCCGAGGCGCGTCAGCAGTTTCTGCGCGCGCTCAGCAGCCAGCTCACCCCCAACGACCGGCTTCTTATCGGCTTCGATCTGCAGAAAAACCCGCGCCAAATTCGCGCGGCCTACGACGATGCCCAGGGCGTAACGGCCGCCTTCAACCTGAACTTGCTTACCCGCCTCAACCGCGAGCTGGGCGCCGATTTCGACCTAGGGCAGTGGGAGCATTTCACCGACTACGACCCGCAGGCGGGCGTTATCCGCTCGTACCTCGTTAGCCGCCAGGCCCAGCAGGTTCGTATTGGGGCCCTAGGTCGCAGCTTCGGGTTTGCGGCCTGGGAAACCATCCATACCGAAAACTCCTACAAATTCACGCTGCCCCAAATCGAGGCCCTAGGTGCGGCCGCGGGCTTGGCGGTGCAGCAGGTATTCGCCGACGAGCAGCACTGGTTTGCCGACGTGCTGTTCGCGCCGCAGGACTAA
- a CDS encoding MATE family efflux transporter — protein MVRLLDLVMALASLRPHIRPTLLLAYPVMLSQLGHVLVNVVDSMVVGHTGTVPLAAVSLGVSVTTLLMVLGLGLSMGITPLVAAADGQRDITRLGQLLTGGVIMSTLAGVALAGLGWLITPLLKYLNQPPAVVALAAPWVRVMFLSLIPLMVFQGFRQFAEGLGLTRQAMILSVLANVINAVLCYAFVYGRLGAPNLGMMGAAWATLIARVIMAALMAAYVLRAKRLRPYHEAIVSWRPEWHIQRRLLDIGLPIGAHLVFEVGAFSVSAIMAGWLGASTQAAHQIAINVASVTFMAVSGVATAATIRVGNLRGIGDMAGARRAGFTAYWLTFLFMATCGLLLVVARHYIPLFYNSDPAVVAQAASLLLIAALFQISDGLQVVGLGALRGLEDVKVPSLVALLSYWVVALPLSYVLGFWLDWGAQGVWVGLLVGLSSVAAILLRRFARETQGTAVAGSALNESAVLVR, from the coding sequence GTGGTTCGCTTACTCGATTTGGTTATGGCTTTGGCTTCGTTGCGCCCGCACATTCGCCCTACTCTGCTGCTTGCTTACCCCGTAATGCTCAGCCAGTTGGGCCACGTGCTCGTGAACGTAGTCGACAGCATGGTGGTGGGCCACACCGGCACCGTGCCGCTGGCGGCGGTATCGTTAGGCGTTAGCGTTACCACCTTGCTGATGGTGCTGGGCCTGGGCCTCTCGATGGGCATTACGCCCCTGGTGGCCGCTGCCGATGGCCAACGCGACATTACCCGCCTAGGCCAGCTGCTTACGGGCGGCGTTATCATGAGCACCTTGGCGGGCGTGGCTTTGGCCGGCCTAGGTTGGCTGATTACGCCGCTGCTCAAGTACCTCAACCAGCCGCCGGCGGTGGTAGCGCTGGCCGCGCCGTGGGTGCGCGTCATGTTTCTGTCGCTGATTCCGCTGATGGTTTTTCAAGGTTTCCGGCAATTCGCCGAAGGCCTGGGCCTCACGCGGCAAGCCATGATACTGTCGGTATTGGCCAACGTCATCAATGCTGTGCTGTGCTACGCCTTCGTGTACGGCCGCCTAGGGGCACCCAACCTCGGCATGATGGGCGCCGCCTGGGCCACCCTAATTGCGCGCGTTATCATGGCCGCGCTCATGGCGGCGTACGTGCTGCGGGCCAAGCGCCTGCGCCCCTACCACGAGGCCATTGTAAGCTGGCGCCCGGAGTGGCACATTCAGCGCCGCTTGCTCGACATTGGCTTGCCCATCGGCGCGCATTTGGTGTTCGAGGTGGGTGCTTTCAGCGTTTCGGCCATCATGGCTGGTTGGTTGGGCGCTAGCACGCAGGCGGCCCATCAAATTGCCATCAACGTAGCCTCCGTCACGTTTATGGCCGTGAGCGGCGTAGCCACCGCGGCTACCATTCGGGTGGGCAACCTGCGCGGCATCGGCGACATGGCCGGGGCCCGCCGGGCGGGCTTCACGGCCTATTGGCTCACATTCCTGTTTATGGCCACGTGCGGCTTGTTGTTGGTGGTGGCGCGCCATTACATTCCGCTGTTCTACAACTCCGACCCCGCCGTGGTGGCCCAAGCGGCCAGCCTGCTGCTGATTGCCGCCTTGTTCCAGATATCCGATGGCTTGCAAGTAGTGGGCCTAGGTGCCTTGCGCGGGTTGGAGGATGTGAAGGTGCCCTCGCTAGTGGCCCTGCTCTCGTATTGGGTGGTGGCGCTGCCGCTCAGCTATGTGCTCGGCTTCTGGCTCGATTGGGGCGCGCAGGGCGTTTGGGTGGGCCTGTTGGTGGGTCTTTCGTCGGTAGCTGCTATCTTATTACGCCGCTTCGCCCGCGAAACGCAAGGCACTGCCGTGGCTGGCTCGGCACTGAACGAAAGTGCCGTGCTCGTGCGTTAG